The following DNA comes from Bacteroidota bacterium.
CTACACCGACGGGATGATGGACCTTGCGAGGCTGATCGCGCCTCGCCTCCTTCCGCACCTCACGCTCCCGCGGACGGCGAACTCCCTTCTCGATATCGGCGGCTCGCACGGGCTTTACTCGATTGAACTATGCCGGCGCTCCCCCCGGCTGCGGGCCACAATCGCGGATCTGCCCCCGGTGCTCGAGCGGACACGAGAAATCGTACGCGAGCACGGGCTCTCGGACCGTATTTCACTCCTGCCGTGCGACCTCGCCTCGTCATCCTTCGCGCCCGCCGGGTTCGATGCCGAACTGATCTTCAATGTTGTTCACGGTTTCGCGGCCCGGGAGAACCGGGATCTCCTCGCCAGGGCGGCTTCCGCCCTGACGCCGGGGGGACGGCTCTTCATCCTCGATCAGTTCAAGCGCGAACAGAGCAAAGGCGCGGACAGACTCCTCCCGCTGATGGTGGGGATCAACCTGCTGAACGAGGCGGGAGGAAACGTCTATGATGCGGGCGAAGTCATGGGGTGGTGCCGCGAGGCGGGCTTCGCCGAAGTCAGGTTGAAGCGGCTCTCTCTTCCGGGGGTGGGGTTGATCATAGCTGACAAAACCTGACAAGGTCGGTTCCGTAAGGGGACCCGCGACCTTTCGGTCGCGTCCGCCTTTCCTAATTCTGAATTCTGAACGTCCTGCTGGCGGAGAGAGTCCCGGCGACGAGCTTGAGCGAATAGACTCCGGCTTTGAGCTTCGAAAGGTCGCCCGACGCGACGTACCGGCCGGGGAGCTGAGAGGCCCGCACGAGGTCCGCGACCGGGCGTTCGTGTTCATCGAGAATCGACAGCCTGACCGGACCCTCCTGACCGAGCTCGTAGGGGATGAAGAGGATCGAAGAGGCCGGTTCCGGGTAGGCTCTGCCCAGCCTGAAGGAGGGAGCGATCCTGCCGAGCGCTTCCACGATCTCGGGAAGGAGCGCGCTCGATTCCACCGGCGCGCTCTCGTTATTTCCCTTGTCGAGAGCCGAAACGGCGTAGAAATACCGCGCGGAAGCGGGATGGATCACCGTGTCGGACATGCGGGTGGCCCCGTTCCGGAGAAGCGCGATGAGATTTTCCGCGGCGCCGACATCGACCGGCGAGGAGGTCGACCGGTAGACGGCATACGAGCGCGCCTCATCGCCGTCGGCCGCCTCACGTGGCGGAGCCCATTCCAGCCTGAACCCGCCGCGCACGGCTCCTGTCACAGCGAAAGACGCCGGAGGGTTCGGGGGAATCGAGTCCTTCCACCTCATGGCGGGGATGATCGCGAGAGTCTTGTATCTCCCTCCCACCTCCAGCGAACGTTCGATGTTCCCGTAACGGAAAAACGAATTCCCGGGGAAACCGAGAGAGCGCGTCACATCGATCATCTGCGGTATTTGGTCGAACACCTCCGGCTTGTAGGCGCCGATGCCGAGATAGACCTCCCGGCCGTACGTGTGGAGAGCCCAATCTTTCGCCACCACTCCAAAATCGGGGCTTCCGGGACGGGCACCGAACGGCCAGTAGGTCTGGGGAACCAGATAGTCCTGCTTGCCTTCCCGGAGCCACTCCCGCGAATCCTGATAGAGGTCGGAGTAGCTCTGAAGACCGCTCACGTTCGGGATGTTCGAATAGATCCCGATCGGGGCGGAGCCGACTTTAAGCATCGGCTTCAGGGAGGTTGCCGAGTCGTAGAACGCCCGGACGAACATGTTAATGTTTTCCCGCCTCCAGTCCTCCTTCGACATGGTCCCCCCGTACTTGCGGAAGGTGCTCTCGTCGGGAAAGAGCTTCGCCGGATAACGGAGGAAGTCAAAATGAATCCCGTCGATGTCATAATGGCGAACGAGGTCCATCGCGACGTTCAGCACATATCGCCGCGCCGCGGGGACCCCGGGATCGAACCACCACTCTCCTTCCGCAAGCCGGACCCAATCGGGATGTTTCAGGATCACGTGCGGAGGGCTCGTTTGGGGGGGAAGGGCCCTCCCGCTCCTTGCATAGAAGGTGTTGAACCAGGCGTGGACTTCCATTCCGCGGGCGTGCGCCTGCTCGAGAACGAGAGCGAGCGGATCCCAACCGGGATCTTTGCCCAGGACCCCCGTCAATTGCTGCGACCATGGCTCGTACCCCGAACGGTACATCGCATCGGCCCTGCTGCGGACCTGGAAGAAGACGGTATTATAATGCGCGGCCGCGAGCCGGTCGATGATCGCGACAAGACTTTGCTTTTGCTCGGAAACGTCGTACGATTTCGGCCAGTCGAGTCCGTTCACCGTGGTGATCCAGACAGCACGGACTTCGCGCACCGGGGTTGCGCATCGCGCGGAGGAGGCGAGGAGTGAGAGCGAGAGGATTGCGGCGCCAACGCGCGTTCGATTCAAGAGCCGGCCGGGTTCAGAATTGGTTTCGGGGTCGGAATTGCCGAAACAATATAGAGGAGTGGAGCCCGAGAGTCAAGCGGATTAGCCCGTTTTTGATTGACTTTCAGGTAAATTTACGTTATATTTTTACCCGGTGTTTGCTCAAATCATCGGCAAATCAACTTTTTCCACCAAGGAGTTCAGAAGGCCTACGTGAAGAAAAACCGCGGTCGAACGTTGTTCATCGTAATTGCCGTCGCTGTCTCGCTGTACTTCCTCTACCCGACCTACAAAGACTACAAGTACACCAGTGAGCTTCGAAGTTTAACCGGCGCCGACAGCCAGAAGTACGCGGAGGAGCATGAAACCGCCATCAAGGACGCGCGGCAGAAGCGGATTAAGCTCGGACTCGACCTCCAGGGAGGGATGCGGGTGGTGCTCGAAGTGAATGTCCTGAAGCTCATCGAGGACCTCGCGAAAAACAAGGACGATGTGTTCAATTCCATCATGACCGAGGTCCGGGCGGCCGCGAAGACCTCGGACCAGGACGTGATCGACCTCGTGGCCGAGCGGTTCAGCGCGAAGCAGGTGCGGCTCAGCCGGTATTACGGGAGCTTCCGGGACGCCGACGACGACGTGATCAAGAAGTTGCGGCAGGACGCCGGCGATGCGGTCGATCGGGGGATGGAGATCGTGCGGAACCGCGTTGACCAGTACGGTGTGTCCGAGCCGTCGATCCAGAAACAGGGAAGCCAGCGGATTATCGTCGAGCTTCCGGGCGTGAGCAAGGAAACCGAAGTGCGCCAGCTCCTCCAGGGAACGGCGCTGCTCGAGTTCAAGCTCCTGATCGAGCCCGAAATCGCCCTCAAAGTGTACGAGTCGATCGACAAGGCCCTCGGCGGCAAGCCGATGAACGACTCGACATTGACCGATTCCACCACGGCCGATTCGTCAAAGAACGTCGCCGCGAACGAGACTCCCGCGGGCGCCGACAGCTCCCTCATTCCGCTTTCGACGGAACAAACCAAAGCGCAGGAGAAGGCGAAACTCGACCATCCCTTCTTTGCGCTCGCGAACCCCTTCCAGCAGGAAAACCAGGCCTGGAGCGGCCAGCTCTATTCAGCCGAAGAGGACAAGGGCAAGGTCATGCGCATCCTGACGAGGCCCGAAATTCAGAAGATTCTTCCCTCGGACATGGGATTCGTCTGGTCGGCAAAGCCTTCCTTCATCGCGGACGCCAAAAAGTTCTACGCGCTCTACGCGGTGAAGAAACAGGCCGAGCTTACCGGCGGCGTGATCGTGAATTCGCGCGCCACGATCGACCCGCAGTATAACACCTGGGTCGTCAACATGGAGATGAACAGCGAGGGAGCCCACGATTGGGCCCGCATCACCGGGGCCAACGTGAAGAAGCGGATCGCCATCATCATGGACAACGCCTGCTTCTCGGCCCCGACGGTGATCACCAAGATTACGGGCGGAAACTCGCAGATCACCGGGATGGAGAGCGGCGACGAAGCGAAGCTTCTCGAAATTGTGCTCAAGGCGGGCGCTCTACCGGCCCCGGTGGAAATCATCCAGCAGGCGACCGTCGGACCGTCGCTCGGAGAAGACTCGATCCGCGAGGGGATCTGGTCTTCGGTCCTCTCCCTCGCCCTGATCATCGTGTTCATGATCATGTACTACAGCACGGGCGGCACGATGGCCGATATCGCCCTCGTCTTCAACATGATCTTCATGCTGGGGGTCCTCGCGGCGTTCCAGGGGACGCTCACGCTCCCCGGCATCGCGGGCGTCATCCTCACGATGGCGATCGCGGTCGACGCGAATGTCCTCATCTTCGAGCGGATCAGGGAAGAGTCCGTCACAGGAAAATCTCTTCTCGCGGCGATCGACGCCGGCTACGACCGCGCGTTCAAAGGCGCCATCATCGACGCCCACCTGACCGCCTTCATCACGGGGATCATCCTCTATGAGTTCGGAAGCGGACCGGTCCAGGGCTTCGCGCTGACGCTAATGATCGGCCTCGTCGCGAGCGTGTTCAGCGCCGTCGTGGTGAGCCGGGTCATTATCGACCTCCTGATCGAACGCGGAACCCACGTCAGCTTCGGCTGAACCATCCTCAAGGAGCATAGAGATGCGATTTTTCGGTAAGACAACGATCGACTTCATGGGCAAGCGGAAGATGTGGTACGCCATTTCGGGCACCATCGTCCTCCTCGGCTTTATTTCGCCGGTCATCAAGGGGCTCCACTTCGGCATCGATTTTCTCGGCGGCACGGAGATGATCATCCAGTTCCGGCAGCCGGCGGATATCGGGAAGATACGCTCGATGATGGACAACGCGGGTTTCCAGCGGTCGGAGATCAAGGCGTACGGAAAAGAGAATACGATCCTCCTCCGGACGGAGACGCAGGGTGAAGGCACCGTCATCGGAGACAAGATCAAAACGGCTCTCCAGCAAACCTTCCCGGACGACAACCCGAAGATTCTGCAGGAACAAAAGATCGGGCCAAAGGTCGGGGCGGAACTGCGGAGAAACGCGCTCCTGGCGGTGATCTTTTCACTTGTGGCGATGGGCATTTACGTCGCCTTCCGTTTCAAGTTCATCTACGGCATCGGCGCCATCGTCGCCCTCTTCCACGACGTCATGGTGACGCTGGCCGCCATCTCCATTCTCGACGGCCTCTCCCCCTATACGAACTTCGAGATCGATCAGAACATGATCGCGGCCTTCCTCACGATCATCGGCCTCTCGATGAACGACACCGTCGTCATCTTCGACCGGATCAGGGAAAACCAGAAGATCTTCCGTTCCATGGGGCTGATGGAGCTCATCAACAAGAGCCTCAACGAGACGCTGAGCCGGACGATCATCACCTCCGGAACCGTCTTCATCATCACGGTGATCCTCTTCTTCTTCGGCGGCGAAGTGATCAGGGGGTTCGCCTTCGCGCTCACGATCGGAATCACCACAGGCACCTATTCTTCGATCTACATCGGCAGCGCGATCGTCCTCGACTATTCCAACTACAAAACGGGCAAGAAGCTCCGTCCCCCCGCCGCGGAAAAAATCTCCTATGAAACTATCAACCAGGGAAGCTGACGGGGTCACGATCGTCGGCCTCGAGGGAAGCGTCCTGGGGGGACCCGACGCGACCGACCTGAACGAGACCCTGCACAAGCTCGTCGAGAAGAACAAGAAGCACGTGCTCCTTGATCTCTCCGGCGTGCAGACGATGAACAGCTCGGGCCTCAGCATGCTGATCGCCGCGCTCACGACGATGCGGAACGCCGGCGGCGACCTGAAGCTCGCCGCGGCCTCGAAGAAAATCGAGAGCCTCCTCGTCATCACGAAACTGAGCACCGTCTTCGAGCTCCACCCCACCGTGAAGAAGGCGATCGCGAGCTTTGCCGCGTAAGCTTCCGAAATCCAATGGCATCCAAACTCCGATGGGAAACTGAATCTCATCGGAGTTTCAATTTATGATGATCCCATGCCGGTTCAGGTGATCGTGGGCGCCCAGTGGGGCGACGAGGGAAAGGGAAAGATCGTCGATCATCTCAGCGAGAAGGTCGACATCGTCGCGCGCTACCAGGGGGGCGCCAACGCGGGGCACACCGTGGTCATCGGCGGGCGGGAGCATGTCCTGCACCTGATCCCCTCGGGGATCTTCCATCCGGAGGTTGCCTGCGTCATCGGCAACGGGGTCGTGATCGACCCGATCGCCCTGATGGCCGAGGTGGCGCAGCTTCGCGCCCTGAACATCGACCTTGCCGGCAGGCTGCTCATCAGCCACAACGCCCACCTGATCATGCCCTACCACAAGCTGCTCGATTCGATCCATGAACAGTCCGGGGAGCAATCGGGCGAGAGGATCGGCACGACCGGAAGGGGCATCGGCCCCGCCTACATCGACAAGTTCCTCCGGGTCGGGATCCGGATCGTCGACCTGCTCGACCGGGATGTCTTTGTCACGAAGCTGAAACGCAACATCGCCGAGAAGAACCGGATCCTCAAGCGCATCTACGGGGAGACCGAACTCGACGTCGAGAAGATCGTCTGCGAATATGAGGCGTTCGACAAGGAGATCGACCCCTATGTGACCGACACCGCGCTCTACCTGAACGGCGCGCTCGGCGAGGGGAAGCGCATTCTCGCCGAAGGAGCGCAGGGCGCACTCCTCGATGTCGACCACGGCACCTACCCGTTCGTCACCTCGTCCAATCCCACGAGCGGGGGCGCCTGCACCGGACTTGGAATCCCCCCGACCGCGGTCACGTCGATCCTCGGCGTGGTCAAGGGGTATTCGACGCGCGTGGGAAACGGGCCGTTCCCGACAGAGCTGACCGGCGAGACCGGAGACCGGTTGCGGGAGACCGGAGGCGAATACGGCGCGACGACCGGCCGGCCGCGCCGCTGCGGGTGGTTCGACGCCGTCAGCGTGCGCTATTCCGCGATGATCAACGGCTTGAGACAGATCGCGATCACGAAGCTCGACGTCCTCGATGCGTTCGAGCGGGTCGAAGTCTGCACCGGCTACCTGCTCGACGGCAAGCCGGTGAAAACCTTCCCCTCCGACGTGAAATCGCTCACGGCCGTGCAGCCGCAATACGAGACGCTCGAGGGATGGAACGCCCCCACCGGCGGCGTGAGGAGATACGCGGAGCTCCCCTCCCGCGCGCGGGCGTACGTCGAGGCGCTCGGGTCGCTCACCGGCGCCGAGGTGAGCATGATCTCGGTCGGCCCCGACCGCAATCAGACGATCCTCGTGAAGGAATGACCTGATGGCCGGACCCCGGTCGGCAAACATCAAGATCGTCCTGATCGCGCTGGCGGTGCTCATCGTCGTCGGCATCCTGATCTACACCCGCCATATCGTCAAGCAGCTGGTCGACCGCGAGCGCGGCATCGCGGACCTCTACGCCAAGTCGGTCGAGTTCATCGCGAGCCCGAACCGCCCCGCCGACAGGCTCAGCGACCAGCTCGACTACAGTTTCATCTTCGAGGAGGTGATCCGGTCGATCGATTTTCCGATGGTCCTCTCCGATCCCCACAACCACCCGTTTCCTCCCTACCAGACGAGCGCGAGGAACATCCCCTTCGACTCCACGCTCCCGCTCGACAAACAACGGGAGTTCTTCCAGCACGTCATCGACGAGCTCGATAAACAGAACCCGCCGATCAGGGTCGCGGTGCAGGAGTCGATCGTCGTGAATTACGTCCATTACGGGGAATCGGGGCTCGTCACGAAGCTCCGCTGGCTCCCCTACATCGAGATCGTCGTGGGCGGCATGTTCATCATCATGGGCTACATCGGCTTCAGCTACATCAAGCGGAGCGAGCAGAGCAATATCTGGGTGGGGATGGCGAAGGAAACCGCGCACCAGCTTGGCACTCCCCTCTCGAGCCTGATGGGCTGGATCGAGATGATGAAAGGGTACGCGGCAGACAACCCGAAGCAGCTTTCCACGATCACGGAGATGGAAAACGACCTCCAGCGGCTCCAGCAGGTCACCGAGCGGTTCTCCAAGATCGGTTCGAAGCCGAGCCTGAAGGAGGAAGACCTGCATGAAGTGATCGCGTCCATCATCGCTTATTTCAAGCGGAGGCTCCCCTCCCGCTTCGGGGAGAAGGCGAACATCGAGATTTCGATCGATACCGACGAGCACGTGAAGGCGAAGATCAACAAGGAGCTCTTCGGCTGGGTCGTCGAAAACCTGATCCGGAACGCCCTCGACGCGATGGAAGACGGCAAGGGAAGCATCACGTTTTCAATCTCCTCGAGGGGAAGCGCGATTACGGTCGACGTGAGGGATACCGGCAAGGGAATCGACATGAAACAGCGGCAGGATATTTTTCGGCCCGGTTACAGCACCAAGGTGCGCGGCTGGGGCCTCGGGCTCAGCCTCTCAAAACGGATCATCGAGACCTACCACCGCGGAAAGATTGCGGTGAAGGAAAGCAGGATCGGGAAGGGTACCACGTTCAGGATCAAGCTCGATAAGGGGTAACCGCAGCCTTTAGGCTGCGCCGATCTTTCGGAGACGGTAGCCGCAGCCTTTAGGCTGCGGTCTTTTTCCCGCCATGACACATCTCCACGATCAAAAGCCCGCAAGCTGAAGCTTGCGGCTACCGAATCTTCAAGATTACCTGATCTCCACCACCCTCTCTCCGTCCTTTACCTCCCAGATTCCGGAACCGATCTCATTCTTGCCCCGGGCGATCACCCACGAATGCTCGTAGGGTGAGAGAGCCGGCTTGGCGAGAACGCTCAGGGGCGCGACCCACACCAGAACACCCCGGTTCAGATAGGGGCTTTCGATGCACTGGAGAAGCGTGAGGGTGCTGTCGAAGATCGTCCCGCTCCGGAAGAGCCCGGTATCCTGTGCGCCCGGGCCCCGGAACCCCCCCGGGATCTCGACCGAATCGCCCCGGAATCCGATCGGGAACTTCGACGCCAGCTCCGCAACGGCGCTGTTCTCGGATGCTTTCCCGTACAGGAAGACCCGTTCGCTCTGGAGGTCCCCCAGCGTCACCTCGACGTCCCTCTTGATCGAGATCGACCAGGACGAAGCCGACATCTCTGCGGAATCCTTTTGGGCAAGCGCCATCAGCTCGGCGGCGTGCCCGCGCGTTCCCACGACGAGGAGGCCGTCGGCGGGGTCCCGCAAATCCGAGAGCGTGACAGGAAGTTTTTGATAGAGCAACAGGTCTCCGTCGGGATCGAGAACGGCGCGGTCCGGCTTTACGGACGAAATGATCTCGAAGGGCACGTCGTTTCTATAGACTCCGAGCGTGTCTTTGCCGAGCCAGACGGAAGTTTTTTGAATGCCGGCCGGGGATTGAACCCCCACATCGACAAGCGCCGTGTATTTCTCATACCCGACGACACGCACCCGGCCCCGGGTGCTCCATCTCCCCCCTTCGGCGCTCGACTTCACGTTGTAAATCTTGAGGCGCGGTATCCCGCGGTTTTTGACCCACTGTTCGAAAAACCAGTCGAGCGTTCTCCCGGAGATCTCCTCGGAGAGACGCCGGAAGTCGTCCAGACCGGCGTGCTTTCCGCCGAACCGGGAGGCATACTCCCTGTAGAGCCGGATGAACGCCGAATCGCCGAGGATGTGGCGGAGCATGTGATGGATGTAAGAGGCCTTCAGGTAGTGAGTCGGAAGAGACCGGAGGTCGGCTTTCCGCTGGAGCGGAAGGTCGCGCCCCTGCTCGGCGCGGAGGATCAGGGAGCGAAGAAGCGGGTGATGCTTGAGGGAATCGCGAACCGAAAGAGTCCCCATCGATTCATTGAAGAGAAGCGCCGAATAGTCGCACATCCCTTCGGAGAGGAGCGCGGCGTCCACATCGTCGTTGAACACCGTCATCGGCCACCACTGGTGGGCGATTTCGTGGGGCAGGATCGTCCGGACCTGGTTGAAGCGGTCCTCCGAGTGGAGCGTGACTTTCTTGATCAGCACCATGGTGGGAATCGCGGCGGCGAGGACCGCGCCTCCGCCGAGCCAGTCCTCGACCTCGACGATCTTCAGATCCGGAAACCGGTAGGGCGAAAATGTGCGGGAGTAGTAGTTCAGTACTTTCCCCGCGAGGCGCAGAATCCTCCCGGCATCCGCCGAATCCTCATCGAACAGGTGGACCGACACCGGATACCCCGAGCTGTCGTCCCGGCTCGACCGGTATTTCCCGGCGCAAATCCACCCGAGGGTCGGGATCGGTTTCTTGAGTTCGAACAGGTAGAGGGTGGAGTCCTTCAGCTCCTCCCGCCGGATGAGGGTTCCGACCGTCTGCGCTTCCCATCCTGCGGGCACAACCACTCCGAGCCGGACCTCCTCCAGTTCGCTGTTCCCGTGCGGGAGGAATTCCTCCTCCCTGAGTACAGCCCGGTCTTTCGTCAGGAGCGTGACATCAGAACGGAAGGCAAGCACTCCCGAATACCGGATCGCGCACCGGAGCAGAGTGTCCGGAGGGATGTCGTCGAGCCGCAGCGAATCGCCCTCCCGCTTGAAGCGGGACGAGCGCCCGCCGATGGCGACCCCCTCGACGTCAAAGACCGGAAGGAGGCGAAGAGTGATGTGACCCCGCCTCCCCGAAAGGCGGATCGTGAGCGTGTCGGAACAGGAGAGGGCATTCTGCCCGGGAAAAATCCGCACCATCGCCTGGTGCGCGACGATCCGGTATCCATCCCCCTTTTCGTCCGCCGAACGCGAGACCCATGGAATCAGGAAGAGCAGAGCCGTCAAGAACTTCGGGCCCGCCCCGCAGACCCCCCGGGTCATGAAGGCGGGGCCATCGGCGGAGGGAGTGGCATCTGCGGCGGTGGCAGCTCCTTCGGTTTCAGGATGCTGTATCCGATCAATCCCCCGAGCAAACCGAAAATAGTGTCAATTACCAGTGAACTTCCGAACTGGAACACCATGCGGAACCCCGAGCGGCCCTCCCTGATGCTCTCTTCTATCTTGTCGAGCAAATCCGGGGGAAACTGCAGGGAGCTATTCTTGAGCAGGTTGAGAAGCAACTCCCGAGCCACATCTCCGAAGATCGCGGCGAAAATGAGCGAGAGAATCGTCCCCACGAACGCGCCGACGACGCCCGCCATCGTTCCGACCGCAAGGCAGTCCGCGGAATTGAAGGGAGGCGAATCGGCTGTGAAGTTTTTCTTGTAAAACATCACGGCAAGAAAACCG
Coding sequences within:
- a CDS encoding STAS domain-containing protein, with the protein product MKLSTREADGVTIVGLEGSVLGGPDATDLNETLHKLVEKNKKHVLLDLSGVQTMNSSGLSMLIAALTTMRNAGGDLKLAAASKKIESLLVITKLSTVFELHPTVKKAIASFAA
- a CDS encoding methyltransferase, translating into MKNFRFAERLAADLNLLPAALYDAFPAVLFGRVLVLASRLSVFEALDRGPMTAGEVSSRLELPRQSAELILSSLEAKSYLRRKGERYTLAPQARKWLLKSSAHYMGHFLRYIELLHGRWMSLELSLKSGAPEQGYAATFTSAEWLIYTDGMMDLARLIAPRLLPHLTLPRTANSLLDIGGSHGLYSIELCRRSPRLRATIADLPPVLERTREIVREHGLSDRISLLPCDLASSSFAPAGFDAELIFNVVHGFAARENRDLLARAASALTPGGRLFILDQFKREQSKGADRLLPLMVGINLLNEAGGNVYDAGEVMGWCREAGFAEVRLKRLSLPGVGLIIADKT
- a CDS encoding family 10 glycosylhydrolase, whose amino-acid sequence is MNRTRVGAAILSLSLLASSARCATPVREVRAVWITTVNGLDWPKSYDVSEQKQSLVAIIDRLAAAHYNTVFFQVRSRADAMYRSGYEPWSQQLTGVLGKDPGWDPLALVLEQAHARGMEVHAWFNTFYARSGRALPPQTSPPHVILKHPDWVRLAEGEWWFDPGVPAARRYVLNVAMDLVRHYDIDGIHFDFLRYPAKLFPDESTFRKYGGTMSKEDWRRENINMFVRAFYDSATSLKPMLKVGSAPIGIYSNIPNVSGLQSYSDLYQDSREWLREGKQDYLVPQTYWPFGARPGSPDFGVVAKDWALHTYGREVYLGIGAYKPEVFDQIPQMIDVTRSLGFPGNSFFRYGNIERSLEVGGRYKTLAIIPAMRWKDSIPPNPPASFAVTGAVRGGFRLEWAPPREAADGDEARSYAVYRSTSSPVDVGAAENLIALLRNGATRMSDTVIHPASARYFYAVSALDKGNNESAPVESSALLPEIVEALGRIAPSFRLGRAYPEPASSILFIPYELGQEGPVRLSILDEHERPVADLVRASQLPGRYVASGDLSKLKAGVYSLKLVAGTLSASRTFRIQN
- the secF gene encoding protein translocase subunit SecF, which gives rise to MRFFGKTTIDFMGKRKMWYAISGTIVLLGFISPVIKGLHFGIDFLGGTEMIIQFRQPADIGKIRSMMDNAGFQRSEIKAYGKENTILLRTETQGEGTVIGDKIKTALQQTFPDDNPKILQEQKIGPKVGAELRRNALLAVIFSLVAMGIYVAFRFKFIYGIGAIVALFHDVMVTLAAISILDGLSPYTNFEIDQNMIAAFLTIIGLSMNDTVVIFDRIRENQKIFRSMGLMELINKSLNETLSRTIITSGTVFIITVILFFFGGEVIRGFAFALTIGITTGTYSSIYIGSAIVLDYSNYKTGKKLRPPAAEKISYETINQGS
- a CDS encoding adenylosuccinate synthase translates to MPVQVIVGAQWGDEGKGKIVDHLSEKVDIVARYQGGANAGHTVVIGGREHVLHLIPSGIFHPEVACVIGNGVVIDPIALMAEVAQLRALNIDLAGRLLISHNAHLIMPYHKLLDSIHEQSGEQSGERIGTTGRGIGPAYIDKFLRVGIRIVDLLDRDVFVTKLKRNIAEKNRILKRIYGETELDVEKIVCEYEAFDKEIDPYVTDTALYLNGALGEGKRILAEGAQGALLDVDHGTYPFVTSSNPTSGGACTGLGIPPTAVTSILGVVKGYSTRVGNGPFPTELTGETGDRLRETGGEYGATTGRPRRCGWFDAVSVRYSAMINGLRQIAITKLDVLDAFERVEVCTGYLLDGKPVKTFPSDVKSLTAVQPQYETLEGWNAPTGGVRRYAELPSRARAYVEALGSLTGAEVSMISVGPDRNQTILVKE
- a CDS encoding HAMP domain-containing sensor histidine kinase, encoding MAGPRSANIKIVLIALAVLIVVGILIYTRHIVKQLVDRERGIADLYAKSVEFIASPNRPADRLSDQLDYSFIFEEVIRSIDFPMVLSDPHNHPFPPYQTSARNIPFDSTLPLDKQREFFQHVIDELDKQNPPIRVAVQESIVVNYVHYGESGLVTKLRWLPYIEIVVGGMFIIMGYIGFSYIKRSEQSNIWVGMAKETAHQLGTPLSSLMGWIEMMKGYAADNPKQLSTITEMENDLQRLQQVTERFSKIGSKPSLKEEDLHEVIASIIAYFKRRLPSRFGEKANIEISIDTDEHVKAKINKELFGWVVENLIRNALDAMEDGKGSITFSISSRGSAITVDVRDTGKGIDMKQRQDIFRPGYSTKVRGWGLGLSLSKRIIETYHRGKIAVKESRIGKGTTFRIKLDKG
- a CDS encoding M1 family aminopeptidase codes for the protein MTALLFLIPWVSRSADEKGDGYRIVAHQAMVRIFPGQNALSCSDTLTIRLSGRRGHITLRLLPVFDVEGVAIGGRSSRFKREGDSLRLDDIPPDTLLRCAIRYSGVLAFRSDVTLLTKDRAVLREEEFLPHGNSELEEVRLGVVVPAGWEAQTVGTLIRREELKDSTLYLFELKKPIPTLGWICAGKYRSSRDDSSGYPVSVHLFDEDSADAGRILRLAGKVLNYYSRTFSPYRFPDLKIVEVEDWLGGGAVLAAAIPTMVLIKKVTLHSEDRFNQVRTILPHEIAHQWWPMTVFNDDVDAALLSEGMCDYSALLFNESMGTLSVRDSLKHHPLLRSLILRAEQGRDLPLQRKADLRSLPTHYLKASYIHHMLRHILGDSAFIRLYREYASRFGGKHAGLDDFRRLSEEISGRTLDWFFEQWVKNRGIPRLKIYNVKSSAEGGRWSTRGRVRVVGYEKYTALVDVGVQSPAGIQKTSVWLGKDTLGVYRNDVPFEIISSVKPDRAVLDPDGDLLLYQKLPVTLSDLRDPADGLLVVGTRGHAAELMALAQKDSAEMSASSWSISIKRDVEVTLGDLQSERVFLYGKASENSAVAELASKFPIGFRGDSVEIPGGFRGPGAQDTGLFRSGTIFDSTLTLLQCIESPYLNRGVLVWVAPLSVLAKPALSPYEHSWVIARGKNEIGSGIWEVKDGERVVEIR
- the secD gene encoding protein translocase subunit SecD yields the protein MKKNRGRTLFIVIAVAVSLYFLYPTYKDYKYTSELRSLTGADSQKYAEEHETAIKDARQKRIKLGLDLQGGMRVVLEVNVLKLIEDLAKNKDDVFNSIMTEVRAAAKTSDQDVIDLVAERFSAKQVRLSRYYGSFRDADDDVIKKLRQDAGDAVDRGMEIVRNRVDQYGVSEPSIQKQGSQRIIVELPGVSKETEVRQLLQGTALLEFKLLIEPEIALKVYESIDKALGGKPMNDSTLTDSTTADSSKNVAANETPAGADSSLIPLSTEQTKAQEKAKLDHPFFALANPFQQENQAWSGQLYSAEEDKGKVMRILTRPEIQKILPSDMGFVWSAKPSFIADAKKFYALYAVKKQAELTGGVIVNSRATIDPQYNTWVVNMEMNSEGAHDWARITGANVKKRIAIIMDNACFSAPTVITKITGGNSQITGMESGDEAKLLEIVLKAGALPAPVEIIQQATVGPSLGEDSIREGIWSSVLSLALIIVFMIMYYSTGGTMADIALVFNMIFMLGVLAAFQGTLTLPGIAGVILTMAIAVDANVLIFERIREESVTGKSLLAAIDAGYDRAFKGAIIDAHLTAFITGIILYEFGSGPVQGFALTLMIGLVASVFSAVVVSRVIIDLLIERGTHVSFG